The genomic DNA GGGGTCATCGGCCACGGGAGGCGCACGCAGCGCCTCCGCATCGAGCTTCTGGGTAAAAGGAGTTTCCATCCGTAGGCGCCTGGAAGCGCCTTCCGGTAATTAGGAGCCGGACCCCGAGGGGTCAACGGAAGAGCGAGGGGCCTGGTGGGTGGTGGTCACCCAGGACCCCGAGCCTACAGCAGCCTACGCCCCGGCCACCCGGTAGTCCTCGTCATCGTCGTCGGTTCCGCCGTCGCTGGTACCTCCGCCCTTGGGCAGCAGGGCGCTGGCGGACGGGACCGGGTCCTCATCCATGTGGGAGGGCAGGCGGCCTGGGTTCCGCATGGCGCAGACCAGGGCGAGCAGGGAGAGGAGAGCGAAGGTGAGGGGGCGCATGGGAATACCTCCAGTCCGCGGGACGCGGTGGGCCCTGGGGATATTCAGCCTGGGCGGGAGGCGCTAGCCCTTCTTGAGCGTCCGCACGTAGGCCACGAGGGCGTCGATCTGCTGGGCGCTCAATTTGTCCTTGTAGGCCTTCATCTTCCTGTTCTTGGTGGAACCCTCGGCGATGACCTGGCGGATCTCCGCGTCGCTGTGGGTGGACTGCCAGGAGGGCAGGGAGATGTCCCCGACGGACTCCTTCTTGCCCATCTGCGTCTGCCCCTTGCCGTCTCCGCCGTGACAGGACTTGCACTTGGCCGTCCACGTCTCGGCGGCGGTTTCGTCCTCGGCGTGGACGACGGTGGCGAGGGACAGGCTGAGCAGCAGGGCGAAACGGAACTTCATGAGGAAGACCTCCAGGAGACCGGCTCGGGGGACGTCGTGAGGTTTCGAACGATAGGGCAAGCGCGGGGCCAGGAGAAATCCGCCCGGGTCGGAGTCATCCCCTTGGTCTGTCATGGAGCAGGCCAGAAGGAGAGGCTTCGGCCCGGCGGGACGAGCCAGACTTTCTCGAGGAACCCCACCGCGCCCCGGTCCGCGGCATCGTGGCGCACCGTCGCCAGCTGGACTCCGAGGAGCAGCGCGAGCGTCACTCCTCCCGCCACCAGGGGTGATGCGCCAGGCCGCTTGCCCTCCGATCTCACGAGCCGCGCGAAGACCCAACCACTCACACCCAGCAGCGGGGCGAGCAGGAGGACGCCAGCCAGCGGGTTGGAGAGTCCCAGCAGATTCAAGACATTGGGCGGCAGGTAGCCCGCCCGCAGCAGCGGCATGGCCAGCCCGAGGAAGACGTTGGACACATCGTCCGGGACATAATTGACGAAGGTGGCGAG from Melittangium boletus DSM 14713 includes the following:
- a CDS encoding c-type cytochrome codes for the protein MKFRFALLLSLSLATVVHAEDETAAETWTAKCKSCHGGDGKGQTQMGKKESVGDISLPSWQSTHSDAEIRQVIAEGSTKNRKMKAYKDKLSAQQIDALVAYVRTLKKG